The genome window TCTGGAGTGGGGCCGAACGGCCTGTGTTGCTGGTGTCCGACCGGGGCGGGCTCGTGGGGCTGCTGGGGCCGGAGGGGCGGGCGCTTTCGAAGGCGAAGGGCGAGAGTTTTACGGCCGAGGTCTGGCTGGAAAATGATGGTGACGGCGCGCGGCAGGAGGTGGCGGCGGCGCGGATGGCGGCGGCAGAGGGCGGTGTGCTGCGGTTCGAGGCGGCAGGGCACGCGGTGGTGCATGTGTCGGGGCGGGGGGCTGCGGCGAGGGCCGGCGGGCTTTGCGGCGAGGGGCTGCTGATCGTGAGCGTAGAGCCGAAACCGCCGGTTGAAGGCGATTGCGACCTATGGAGCCCCTCCCGGATGCGCGACACCGGCGCCTTGGCGGTGATGCAGGATGGAAAGCTGGTGACCGCCGCCGATCGTGCGGGGCGGCGGCCCTGGGCGCCCTAGGGCGGGATCTCTCCCGCCCGGACGCGTTCAATAGGTGCGGATCAACCCGACGAGGCGACCCTGAACCTTGATCTGATCGTCGCGGAACACGCGGGTTTCATAGGCCGGGTTGGCGGCCTCCAGCGCGATGGAGTTGCCGTTGCGGCGGAACTTCTTGAGCGTGGCTTCCTGATCTTCGACCAGCGCCACGACGATATCGCCGTTGTCGGCGGTGGTGCCTTCGCGGATCACCACCACATCGCCGTCGTTGATGCCGGCGTCGATCATCGAATCGCCTTTGACTTCAAGCGCATAGTGCTTGCCGCGCCCCACCATGGAGCCGGGCACCGCAACGTGGTGGCTGACCTGGCTGATCGCCTCGATCGGTACACCGGCGGCGATGCGGCCCATGACGGGCAGCTCCATGGCCGCGGCTTCCACCGCCATGGCGCCGGGGGGCGGGGCGGCATCGGGGCGGTCGCCGTTGATGACGGTGGGCTGGAAACCGGCGTTGCGCTTGCTTTCGAGCGCCTCGGGCAGCTTGACGATCTCGATAGCGCGGGCCTTGTGAGCCAGCCGCCGGATGAAGCCGCGCTCCTCGAGGGCCGTGATGAGGCGGTGAATGCCGGACTTGGAGCGCAGATCGAGCGCGTCCTTCATCTCGTCAAAGGAGGGGGGAACACCGTCGCGGCGCATCCGCCCGTCGATGAACTTCAACAAATCCAACTGCTTCTTGGTCAGCATCGGGCTCTCCATGCTCGGCCTCGGTTGCAGATGTTCTGGCAAAGTTCACGTTTTGTGTCAAGCGTTCTGATCGTGGGGGATCAGAGGTCGATGACCTCAACACTCTCTCCGGCGGCGCGGGCGGGGTCGTTGACCGGGCGGACGATGAGGGCGTTGGCGGCGTCGAGCACGGTGAGCAGGCTGGAGTCCTGACGCTCGAGCGCGGCCACCTCGCCGGATGTGATCACGGCGCGCATGTAGTGGGCCCTGGGGCCGTTGGGCGGCAGGGGCGCGGAGAGCGGCAGGGGCCGCCGGGGCGCCGGGGCCTCGCCGAGGCCGAGCATCTTGCGCAGGAGCGGGCGGATGAAGACATGTCCGCAAACGATTGAAGACACGGGGTTTCCGGGCAGGCCGACCATGGCCATGCCATTCAGCGTTCCGGCCATCAGCGGTTTGCCGGGGCGCATGGCGACCTTGTAGAAGGCGCGGTCCATCCCGAGATCGGCGGCGACCTCGCACACGAGGTCATGATCGCCCACCGAGGCCCCGCCGGTTGTGATCACAAGTTCCGAGCCGGCGGCAAGCGCGAAGGCGGCGCGCAGGCTCTCGCGGGTGTCGCGGGCGATGGGGAGCAGGCGGCATTCGGCGCCCTCGGCCTCGAACATGGCGGCCAGGGCAAAGGAATTGGAGGCGATGATCTGGTCGGGGCCGGGGGTGTCGCCG of Oceanicola sp. 502str15 contains these proteins:
- the lexA gene encoding transcriptional repressor LexA; this translates as MLTKKQLDLLKFIDGRMRRDGVPPSFDEMKDALDLRSKSGIHRLITALEERGFIRRLAHKARAIEIVKLPEALESKRNAGFQPTVINGDRPDAAPPPGAMAVEAAAMELPVMGRIAAGVPIEAISQVSHHVAVPGSMVGRGKHYALEVKGDSMIDAGINDGDVVVIREGTTADNGDIVVALVEDQEATLKKFRRNGNSIALEAANPAYETRVFRDDQIKVQGRLVGLIRTY
- the glp gene encoding gephyrin-like molybdotransferase Glp, yielding MISVEDALARVFALATPLPAEPVPLRAAAGRVLAAPVIAPRDQPPFSASAMDGYAVAGPVSPGQRFTVIGESAAGRASGLAVGAGQAVRIFTGAPLPDGADRVVIQEDVERSESEITLRDKLDDATHIRPAGGDFKAGDRLEPGRILTPNALALAAAMGASSVTCTRKPVVSLMATGDELVMPGDTPGPDQIIASNSFALAAMFEAEGAECRLLPIARDTRESLRAAFALAAGSELVITTGGASVGDHDLVCEVAADLGMDRAFYKVAMRPGKPLMAGTLNGMAMVGLPGNPVSSIVCGHVFIRPLLRKMLGLGEAPAPRRPLPLSAPLPPNGPRAHYMRAVITSGEVAALERQDSSLLTVLDAANALIVRPVNDPARAAGESVEVIDL